Within Schaalia sp. HMT-172, the genomic segment CCTGGTGGGGTCGGGGCAGCGTCCATCGATTGTCGGCATCGCGCGGGTCGTCGTGCGCAACCCCATGGTGATCGCGGCGGCGTGCGGCTTCCTCTTCTCTGCGGCGGGCTGGCCGATGCCGACGCTCCTCGACGCCTCCACGTCGATGCTCGGGGCGGCCGCGCCCCCGATGATCCTCCTGTCTTTCGGTGCCTCCCTCGTGGATCGCCGGTCGGCCTGCGGCGATTCGGGTGCTGCGGCGACCGCCTGCGCCATCGTCGGCAAGCTCGCCCTTCAACCCGCGATTGCGTGCGGCGTCGGAATGATACTCGGCCTCACGGGGCCAGCCCTCATGTCCGTCACCATCATGGCGGCGCTGCCCTCGGCACAAAACGCCTACATCGCGGCCACGCGAGCCAAGGCGGGAGAGCGGATCGCACAGGGAACGGTCCTCGTAACGACCTTCGCATCGCTGCCCGTTGTCGTTGGGATTGCAGCGTTATTCCACGCCCTCGGAATGGTTTCCTGACGCTCGCGGGTGCCCTCGGAGAGCGTCGTTCGCGCCTCTGCGAACGTTCACGTCGGCAAAGACCACGTCAAAAAGAGGCCAAAAACACGTTCTGTATCGTGGACTGTGGCTGACATCGTCGTGTAACGGCCATAGTCTGACTGAGCATTATCCCCAATACAAACGAATGCAAGGACTTCACTTCATGTCATCCTCCGCATCCAGCTCCGCGCCCCGTGCGCGCGACTCGTGGAGCGGCCAGACAGGCTTCCTCCTGGCGGCCATCGGCTCGGCCATCGGCCTGGGCAACATCTGGCGTTTCCCCGGCGTCTCCTACTCCAACGGCGGCGGCGCCTTCCTGGTGCCGTACCTGGTTGCCCTGATCTTCGTCGGTATCCCCATGCTCTGGCTCGACTACGCGGTCGGCCACAAGTTCCGCGGCTCCCCGCCGTGGGCGCTGCGCAAGATCATCGGCGGCGGCGAGTTCATCGGCTGGTTCCAGACCTTCGTCTGCTTCGTCATTATGGTCTACTACGGCGCAGTCCTCGCGTGGGGCGTGCAGTACACGATCTACTCCGTCAACGCCGCGTGGGGCGATGACCCGACGACCTTCTTCACCGACACGTTCCTGCAGGTCGTCCCCGGTGACACCTTCTCGTGGGCGCCCGCCTGGGCCGTCATGATCCCCCTCGCGCTCGTGTGGGTCCTCGTCCTCTTCGTGATCGGACGCGGCCTGTCCAAGGGCGTCGAAGCGGCGAACAAGGTCTTCCTGCCGCTCCTCGTCATCCTCTTCCTCGCGCTCGTCGTCCGCGCCCTGTTCCTGCCCGGCGCCGTCGAAGGCCTCAACGCCTTCTTCACGCCGAACTGGAGTGCTCTCGCCGATCCCAAGGTGTGGCTGGCTGCCTTCGCGCAGATCTTCTACTCGCTGTCCGTGGGATTTGGCATCATGCTGACCTACGCCTCCTACCTCAAGCGCAAGTCGAACCTGACCGGAACGGCGCTTGTTGCAGGCTTCGCAAATTCGTCCTTCGAGATCCTCGCGGGCATCGGCGTGTTCAGCGCCGTCGGCTTCATGGCCCATCAGGGCGGCGTGAGCGTCTCCGAGGTCGAGGGCCTGACCGGCCCGATCCTCTCCTTCGTGACCTTCCCGAAGATCATCTCGATGATGCCAGGCGGCCCTATTTTCGGCGTCCTCTTCTTCTCGTCGCTGGTCCTGGCTGGCGTCACCTCGCTGCTGTCCTTGCTCCAGGTCGTCTCCGGCGGCCTGCAGGATAAGTTCGGCTGGTCGCCCGCCCGCTCGGCTCTCGTCCTGGGCGTCCCCGCAACCGTCATCTCGCTGGTGCTCTTCGGAACCCGCTCGGGCCTGAACAACCTCGACATCGTCGACAACTTCATTAATTCGATCGGCGTCGTCTCGTCGGCGATCATGTTTGCCGTCCTGTGTGCGGTGACCGGCCCGCGCCTCGGCGTCCTGCGCGCCCACCTCAACTCGGTGTCCAGCGTGAAGGTCCCCAGGCTCTGGGAGCCCCTCGTCGGTATCGTCATCCCGATCGTTCTCTTCGTCATGATGGCAATGTCCATCGTCGACCTGCTGACGAACGGTTACGAGAAGTACCCGACGAGCTACGTGCTGATCTTCGGCTGGGGTTCCGTGGCGGTCGCGGTTATCGCGTCTCTGATTTTCACTCTCATTCCGTGGAAGCACCGCCCCGTGGACACTCAGGCGACGGTCGCTCAGATCCTCGCTGATGACACTGACGAAACCGCTTCGACCGAAGGAGGCGCCCAGTGACCGCTCCCGCTATCGCTCTCATGATCCTGACGATCCTGCTCGTGTGGGGTGGCCTCGTGGCCTCCGTCGTGCTCCTGCAGGTCCTGTCCGTTCCCTCGGACGAGGAGACGAAGGCTGCTCAGGAAGCCATCGAGGCACAGCAGGCTCTGCGCGAC encodes:
- a CDS encoding AEC family transporter, whose product is MASIVWSVLSIALIIGVGWVARRGGALGPEAAGALASATYWVASPAMLFHAIVSTGTSGVFGAPLAVAAASGVGTALIFALVAWLFLRLTRGETALGAMASSLNNGAYIGIPIAVYVLNDASAVVPILVFQLGFFTPMFFVLADLVGSGQRPSIVGIARVVVRNPMVIAAACGFLFSAAGWPMPTLLDASTSMLGAAAPPMILLSFGASLVDRRSACGDSGAAATACAIVGKLALQPAIACGVGMILGLTGPALMSVTIMAALPSAQNAYIAATRAKAGERIAQGTVLVTTFASLPVVVGIAALFHALGMVS
- a CDS encoding sodium-dependent transporter, translated to MSSSASSSAPRARDSWSGQTGFLLAAIGSAIGLGNIWRFPGVSYSNGGGAFLVPYLVALIFVGIPMLWLDYAVGHKFRGSPPWALRKIIGGGEFIGWFQTFVCFVIMVYYGAVLAWGVQYTIYSVNAAWGDDPTTFFTDTFLQVVPGDTFSWAPAWAVMIPLALVWVLVLFVIGRGLSKGVEAANKVFLPLLVILFLALVVRALFLPGAVEGLNAFFTPNWSALADPKVWLAAFAQIFYSLSVGFGIMLTYASYLKRKSNLTGTALVAGFANSSFEILAGIGVFSAVGFMAHQGGVSVSEVEGLTGPILSFVTFPKIISMMPGGPIFGVLFFSSLVLAGVTSLLSLLQVVSGGLQDKFGWSPARSALVLGVPATVISLVLFGTRSGLNNLDIVDNFINSIGVVSSAIMFAVLCAVTGPRLGVLRAHLNSVSSVKVPRLWEPLVGIVIPIVLFVMMAMSIVDLLTNGYEKYPTSYVLIFGWGSVAVAVIASLIFTLIPWKHRPVDTQATVAQILADDTDETASTEGGAQ
- a CDS encoding methionine/alanine import family NSS transporter small subunit; the encoded protein is MTAPAIALMILTILLVWGGLVASVVLLQVLSVPSDEETKAAQEAIEAQQALRDQKERYEAYRI